A genome region from Solirubrobacter pauli includes the following:
- a CDS encoding glycosyltransferase family 2 protein, which translates to MSDASNGAGRPLVSVVVPVYNEEKTVGEVVEQLLALDLRLEILLVDDGSTDGSAAELARLAATYSQVSVHSQPRNLGKGAAVRRGIDESTGDILLIQDADLEYSPTDIPALIDPLLNGVADAVFGTRLRGGAHPQRAHLFWHYAGNRFLTLLSNVLYNTTISDMEVGYKAFRGDLVRGLTLVSNDFRIEPELTAKILRYGPEVRLYEVPISYYGRSYAEGKKITWKDGFGAVAALVRFRFTT; encoded by the coding sequence GTGTCTGACGCCAGCAACGGCGCGGGGCGGCCGCTCGTCAGCGTCGTCGTCCCGGTCTACAACGAGGAGAAGACCGTCGGCGAGGTCGTCGAGCAGCTGCTCGCGCTCGACCTGCGGCTCGAGATCCTCCTCGTCGACGACGGGTCGACGGACGGCTCCGCCGCCGAGCTCGCGCGCCTCGCGGCGACCTACTCGCAGGTCTCTGTCCACAGCCAGCCGCGCAACCTGGGCAAGGGCGCCGCGGTCCGCCGCGGCATCGACGAGTCCACCGGCGACATCCTGCTCATCCAGGACGCCGACCTCGAGTACTCGCCCACCGACATCCCGGCGCTGATCGACCCGCTGCTCAACGGCGTCGCCGACGCCGTCTTCGGCACCCGCCTGCGCGGCGGCGCCCACCCGCAGCGCGCCCACCTCTTCTGGCACTACGCCGGCAACCGCTTCCTCACGCTGCTGTCGAACGTCCTCTACAACACGACCATCTCCGACATGGAGGTCGGCTACAAGGCGTTCCGCGGCGACCTCGTGCGCGGCCTGACGCTCGTGTCGAACGACTTCCGCATCGAGCCCGAGCTGACGGCCAAGATCCTCCGCTACGGGCCCGAGGTGCGCCTCTACGAGGTGCCGATCTCCTACTACGGCCGCTCGTACGCCGAGGGCAAGAAGATCACGTGGAAGGACGGCTTCGGCGCCGTCGCCGCGCTGGTGCGGTTCCGCTTCACGACGTAG
- a CDS encoding TetR/AcrR family transcriptional regulator: protein MSEVDGRRAAGAETRRRLLAAASEILAGRGEPALTLRAVSAAAEANVAAVQYHFGSREALVAAVVTEATRPVVDAQLSALDALDADATPRALVKAWALPLVRVAIGRTPEERRLGRIVGQTLAAPFAQVDVQVRALASRPADRLIAGLDRALPHVGEDDLTLRVALMSSALAGFASGAFEPWLERAAPDQELEARLLERLVRLATS, encoded by the coding sequence GTGAGCGAAGTCGACGGACGCCGAGCCGCAGGTGCGGAGACCCGCCGACGGCTCCTGGCGGCCGCGTCGGAGATCCTGGCCGGCCGCGGCGAGCCTGCCCTCACCCTGCGCGCCGTCAGCGCCGCGGCGGAGGCCAACGTGGCGGCCGTCCAGTACCACTTCGGCTCCCGCGAAGCGCTCGTCGCCGCGGTCGTGACCGAGGCGACGAGACCCGTCGTCGACGCGCAGCTCAGCGCCCTCGACGCGCTCGACGCGGACGCCACCCCGCGCGCGCTCGTCAAGGCGTGGGCGCTGCCCCTGGTCCGCGTCGCCATCGGCCGCACGCCCGAGGAGCGCCGGCTCGGCCGGATCGTCGGCCAGACCCTGGCCGCGCCCTTCGCGCAGGTCGACGTCCAGGTGCGAGCGCTCGCGTCGCGGCCCGCCGACCGCCTCATCGCGGGCCTGGACCGCGCCCTGCCGCACGTGGGTGAAGACGACCTGACCCTGCGCGTCGCGCTGATGTCCAGTGCGCTCGCGGGCTTCGCCTCAGGCGCGTTCGAGCCGTGGCTCGAGCGCGCCGCGCCGGATCAGGAGCTCGAAGCGCGCCTTTTGGAGCGCCTGGTCCGCCTCGCTACGTCGTGA
- a CDS encoding glycosyltransferase family 39 protein yields MLSRERAPAAILALILLVAFGLRVWSLGHGLPYSYNLDERAHFVPHAVAMTSGDLNPGYFINPPFLTYILAAWLSVIHLGGVEQWFADDAGAVFLAGRWISVFFGVGTVAATYFAGKAWFGRAAGLIAAAILAVAFLPVFYSRLALNDGPGMLPCALALWASAVVLRTGSTKALLAGGAAVGLAASFKYSDGAVVIALVAAAFLSPLSIKAALKGLVLAGLIAIAAVIVTNPYLFADWGTFINDLDRQRKFADGPPLLGQPERNGWWYYLTSSTWALGWFPSVFAVAGGVMLLIRRRYKEAAVLGGLIVLYWLYMGSQSRFYARWMLPLYPALAVLAAYALTQLRSNKAAAVAAVGFLVATAVPTVRNAIVMGREDTRTQTRDWLVANVPQGTKVAFEPIAPSEWYGSTPGGGAKAHPIQQWTRFNRNDAIIAELADEHSGSRRPANFQNYERTLTPKLIDIYRREGVCWVVTGSTQYGRTAAEPYRAPAAVKYYRALKRQADVVFKTDPTDGTLPRYQVDKSFNYIESEFKRPGPEMIVYRLRNCS; encoded by the coding sequence GTGTTGTCGCGCGAACGCGCACCCGCCGCGATCCTCGCGCTGATCCTGCTCGTCGCGTTCGGGTTGCGCGTGTGGAGCCTCGGGCACGGCCTGCCCTACTCGTACAACCTGGACGAGCGGGCGCACTTCGTGCCGCACGCCGTGGCGATGACGTCCGGGGACCTGAACCCCGGGTACTTCATCAACCCGCCCTTCCTGACGTACATCCTCGCGGCGTGGCTGAGCGTCATCCACCTCGGAGGGGTGGAGCAGTGGTTCGCCGACGACGCGGGCGCCGTGTTCCTCGCCGGCCGGTGGATCAGCGTGTTCTTCGGGGTCGGGACGGTCGCCGCGACGTACTTCGCGGGCAAGGCGTGGTTCGGGCGCGCCGCGGGCCTGATCGCGGCGGCGATCCTCGCGGTCGCGTTCCTGCCGGTGTTCTACTCGCGGCTGGCGCTCAACGACGGGCCGGGGATGCTGCCGTGCGCGCTCGCGCTGTGGGCGAGCGCGGTCGTGCTGCGCACCGGGTCCACCAAGGCGCTGCTCGCTGGCGGCGCGGCCGTCGGCCTCGCCGCGAGCTTCAAGTACTCGGACGGCGCGGTCGTGATCGCGCTCGTCGCCGCCGCGTTCCTGTCGCCGCTGTCGATCAAGGCCGCGCTCAAGGGCCTGGTCCTCGCCGGGCTGATCGCGATCGCGGCCGTGATCGTCACGAACCCGTACCTGTTCGCGGACTGGGGCACGTTCATCAACGACCTGGACCGCCAGCGCAAGTTCGCCGACGGGCCGCCGCTGCTCGGCCAGCCCGAGCGCAACGGCTGGTGGTACTACCTGACGTCCTCGACGTGGGCGCTCGGCTGGTTCCCGAGCGTGTTCGCGGTCGCGGGCGGCGTGATGCTGCTGATCCGGCGCCGATACAAGGAGGCCGCCGTCCTCGGCGGGCTGATCGTCCTGTACTGGCTCTACATGGGGAGCCAGAGCCGCTTCTACGCGCGCTGGATGCTGCCGCTGTACCCCGCGCTCGCGGTGCTGGCGGCCTACGCGCTGACGCAGCTCCGGTCCAACAAGGCGGCCGCGGTGGCCGCCGTCGGGTTCCTCGTCGCCACCGCGGTGCCGACGGTCCGCAACGCGATCGTCATGGGGCGCGAGGACACCCGCACGCAGACGCGCGACTGGCTCGTCGCCAACGTCCCGCAGGGCACGAAGGTCGCGTTCGAGCCGATCGCGCCCAGCGAGTGGTACGGCTCCACGCCGGGCGGCGGTGCGAAGGCGCATCCGATCCAGCAGTGGACCCGCTTCAACCGCAACGACGCGATCATCGCCGAGCTCGCGGACGAGCACAGCGGCTCACGCCGGCCGGCGAACTTCCAGAACTACGAGCGCACGCTCACGCCCAAGCTGATCGACATCTACCGCCGCGAGGGCGTCTGCTGGGTCGTCACCGGCTCGACCCAGTACGGGCGGACGGCCGCCGAGCCGTACCGGGCGCCCGCGGCGGTCAAGTACTACCGGGCGCTGAAGCGGCAGGCCGACGTCGTGTTCAAGACCGACCCGACCGACGGCACCCTGCCGCGCTACCAGGTCGACAAGTCGTTCAACTACATCGAGTCCGAGTTCAAGCGCCCGGGCCCGGAGATGATCGTGTACCGGCTGCGCAACTGCTCGTGA
- a CDS encoding SDR family NAD(P)-dependent oxidoreductase gives MDLQLQGKTALVTGSSAGIGFATAVGLAREGAHVVLNGREAARLAAARGRLLDVAPAAHVEAVTADVATAEGAEALIAAVPSVDILVNNAATFGPQPFEDIPDAEWQRFFDTNVMSGVRLARHYLQGMLDRNEGRILFIGTDAAVQPQVDQLHYSVTKTAVLGLARGLAELTKGTRVTVNTVLPGPTSTEGVTGVMDGIAQHTGLSHDQIVTRLFETNTSSSLLQRLAAPEEVANLLVYLASPLAALTNGDAVRAEGGIVRSAF, from the coding sequence GTGGATCTTCAACTGCAGGGCAAGACCGCACTCGTCACCGGCTCGTCGGCCGGCATCGGCTTCGCGACCGCGGTGGGGCTGGCCCGTGAGGGCGCTCACGTGGTGCTGAACGGCCGCGAGGCAGCAAGGCTCGCCGCCGCGCGCGGTCGGCTCCTGGACGTCGCGCCGGCCGCGCACGTCGAGGCCGTCACCGCTGACGTCGCCACCGCGGAGGGCGCGGAAGCGCTGATCGCCGCCGTGCCGTCGGTCGACATCCTCGTCAACAACGCCGCCACCTTCGGCCCGCAGCCGTTCGAGGACATCCCCGACGCCGAGTGGCAGCGGTTCTTCGACACGAACGTGATGAGCGGCGTCCGCCTCGCCCGCCACTACCTCCAGGGCATGCTCGACCGCAACGAGGGCCGGATCCTCTTCATCGGCACCGACGCCGCCGTCCAGCCTCAGGTCGACCAACTGCACTACAGCGTCACCAAGACCGCGGTCCTCGGCCTCGCCCGCGGCCTGGCCGAGCTGACTAAAGGCACGCGCGTGACCGTCAACACCGTGCTTCCCGGGCCGACGTCCACCGAAGGGGTGACCGGCGTGATGGACGGCATCGCGCAGCACACGGGGCTCAGCCACGACCAGATCGTCACGCGGCTGTTCGAGACGAACACCAGCTCGTCCCTGCTGCAGCGGCTCGCGGCGCCCGAAGAGGTCGCGAACCTGCTGGTCTACCTGGCGAGCCCGCTGGCCGCCCTCACGAACGGCGACGCCGTCCGCGCGGAGGGCGGCATCGTACGGTCGGCGTTCTGA